A region from the Acyrthosiphon pisum isolate AL4f chromosome A1, pea_aphid_22Mar2018_4r6ur, whole genome shotgun sequence genome encodes:
- the LOC107882321 gene encoding uncharacterized protein LOC107882321, with protein MTSIGKKNQRKFYQTLMTLAFFLDTSQYRYISRFVKQFYIFDWMVLVSVAAAFTILEGNYRMPFVMELIQYMIVGFYFTSIFVVFIIKKEAIMSNYNCIQTKFIQWSNKRALHSNAAYKRNIKTVKSLSIPLAILSLSIALGPLISTINDIGKLPLDNRAHFVLFWPTIVDTNKLSMYGIIYTLQVIFTIILYISVLSFNLGYMVFLNELITQFEMLLNGINDAFKYKMDKQFQTLFIDCIRHHQIIIKFLDDLKSYFKWMILIEIIVVQVILAILIYNLTKVNASLGYKVKIAGSILFNLLPICFHCHIGEVVLSLHTRLSNHIYNMPWYDMPNKNKQLIVIMLQRTQRDLTLSSALFSSERASRSLISKVIKQVYTILNVLLKT; from the exons atgacatcaattggaaaaaaaaaccaacgaaaattttatcaaacacTTATGACCTTGGCTTTTTTTTTGGACACAAGTCAATATCGTTATATTTCAAGATTTGTAaagcaattttatatttttgattggaTGGTATTA GTATCTGTGGCTGCAGCGTTTACTATTTTGGAAGGAAACTATAGAATGCCTTTTGTTATGGAGTTAATTCAGTACATGATAGTTGGTTTTTATTTCACTTCAATTTTtgtggtatttataataaaaaaagaagccATTATGTCCAATTACAATTGCATACAGACTAAATTTATCCAATGGTCCAATAAAAGAGCATTACATTCAAATGCGGCTTATAAAAGAAACATAAAAACagttaaaagtttatcaatACCTTTAGCAATACTATCATTGTCTATTGCACTTGGGCCTTTGATATCGACCATAAACGATATTGGCAAACTGCCATTGGACAACCGAGCACATTTCGTCTTGTTTTGGCCTACG ATTGTTGAcactaataaattaagtatgtaTGGAATCATTTATACACTGCAAGtcatatttactattattctatacatttcGGTTTTATCGTTCAATTTGGGTTATATGGTATTTTTGAATGAATTAATTACCCAGtttgaaatgttattaaatgGAATTAACgatgcatttaaatataaaatggataAACAGTTCCAAACGCTTTTTATTGATTGTATACGTCaccatcaaataattattaa atttttagatgATTTAAAGTCATATTTCAAGTGGATGATCCTAATTGAAATAATCGTAGTGCAAGTAATACTGGCCATccttatttacaatttaacaaaa gtaaatgCTTCCCTTGGTTATAAGGTGAAAATTGCTGGttcgatattatttaatttactccCAATTTGTTTTCACTGTCATATCGGAGAAGTCGTCCTAAgcttg CACACACGTTTGTCTAATCACATTTATAACATGCCGTGGTACGACATGCCCAACAAAAACAAACAACTCATCGTGATTATGTTGCAACGCACTCAACGAGATCTGACATTAAGTTCAGCTTTGTTTTCGAGTGAAAGAGCATCCAGATCGTTGATTTCTAAAGTTATTAAACAAGTGTACACAATTCTAAACGTATtgttgaaaacataa